The following DNA comes from Anopheles arabiensis isolate DONGOLA chromosome 3, AaraD3, whole genome shotgun sequence.
GTTTGCCCGGTCACCGTCCCTCAACAGTAGTGCGCCGACACCTCCAACAGTCATCCGGAGGCCTGTACCGGGCGGCCCGGTAGGTGAGTCGGTCACTATCGGTCGTCGACTATCGTACAGTGAGCCCGCGGAGCATGCGAACGGTTCCGAAAGTCCGCGCAATGTGTCACTCAAGCGTGGCCGCGTCATTACGAAGAACAGTCGCGTGAAGCGCAATCTCAGCGAGCagttaagcaactcgagcgaGGAGATGATCTCACTGGACAGCAGTGAGCTGTCCAACATTCTGAACCGTACGATGGTGGAGGGGGAAGAGGAGGCGATACCGGAACCAGTGCCAGAAGCGGATGCCAATAATAATGCAATCAAGGGTGAGACGACGGCAGTGGAGCTTCCAACGTATTCGGAACTATACCCGACCCGAGGAACTTCCACGCCCATCCGAGGCCAGTCGAAGCTGTACCGATCGTTACCAATCTCACCGACGCATCGGACACCGCCACCGGTCCGTCCGGTCGTGGCACCCTCGGGGACGGACAACTACTACGACGAACCGAACAATACGACCACCTCGAGCAGCTGCAGCGAACGCGCCCTATCCTACACGATCTACGACAACCCGCTGCTGAACGGGCACCAACCGGCGGTGCAGGGTTGGCTGGATGGGTTGCGGTTTTCCTGCCAGAACGAGGTGATGTCGATACTGCAGACCAAATCGATCGCAACGGAGGCGGGCCGATCGCTGAAGCTAACTtcgacggtggcggtgaagataTTGCGCCATCTCCAGGGGAAGGTGTCCACGCTGCAGGGTGAGTTCGAGCGGGTCGAGAAACTGTTCGCCGCCATCCGGAAGTATCACACGGCGCAGAAGGCCGAAGACGAGTCAGACGATGAGGAAGACGAGAAGCAGATCTACCAGAAGGTGGCCCCGTTTGTGCACGGGCTGGCGACCGATCTCGATGCGTTCGTGCGCAAACAGCAAGGGACGGACTACTTCGGCCGAGAAGCATCGGAACGAGACGATCGGCGCAAGTTTGCCGAGAATGCAAGGGCACTGGCGGACATGCTGGGAGATCTCCGGGCGGCCGCATCTAGCAGCGACACCTTCGACTATCGCTCCGTTGAGGAGGAAATTCAAATCGTAAAGCGCTACTTCCTCATCACGGTGCGGTTGATCTTCAAGAATTTGGTGCGCGTGATCGTGGACGCTGTCGAGGGTGCCCGCTGCGAGCTGATGCTGCGCTCGAACCTCAGCTACGTGGCGAGCCTCTCCAACCTGGACTACGGTGGGCTGGCCTCGCTGAACGACGCGTTCATTGCGAACGGTACGGTGCGGGTGTTGCTGCTCGTCTGCGTCGAGTCGAAGCTTTCGTCCGTCCGGGCGCTGGCGCTGCGTGCGCTGGCAACCGTCTGCTCGACGACGGAAACGATCCGCCAGCTGGAGCGAGCGGATGGGCTGGAGGTGCTGCGCGACATCCTAGCGGTGGCGGATGGCGATGATGGCCGGTCCGAGCCGGAGCTGCGGGAGGCTGTCTCGGTGCTGACGCAAATTACCGCCCCCTGGCACGGGGAGGACCATCGGCTCGAGGGGCTGAAGCAGTACGTGCACGGCATCGTTGAGGCAATCACCGGTAagggaatggtttttttttttatttggggGGCTCGCTAAAGGGACGCTGTCTGGACAGGACACGTGGCGAACTATTTTCGGACGCAATGTTATGCTTCGGGGGGTTTGttatgggtgtgtttgtggatgaCATTGGCAGCTGACACCGGTGAATTGTTAACGTTACGAATTCCTAGAATTTGCTTTATTTCTTGGATATATTTTGGAGTGGCATGTGGAATTTGACGCCTGCTGATGGCGCTGTTGAGCGAGAGAGCTTTTTTGAGGAATTTTGAAAGCATTTTGAATCGTTGGAACATCGAAAGACGTGTGCATTTTGTAGCAATGTAAAACATCCGCCTAAAATCCAAATTCTACATAATATCCTGTAATTTCAATGTTGAAACTAATAGCAACTTCTCAGCAACTAAGTCCTCCAACTTCAAGGCCTCCCTCTTTCTGGGAAGTAAATGTGATTTATGTGCAAAGCTTTCACCATTGGGGCCattttgcatttcatttgcTGCTAAAGCACCCCTCACGACTAGTTCAGTACAAGAGAAGGGTAAATTTTGGGGTATGTACGCTTAAAAGAACCTCAGAACTATCACAACAAGGTTGCTGACGCTTGCGGCCATCACCTGATCCCTT
Coding sequences within:
- the LOC120901497 gene encoding uncharacterized protein LOC120901497, with the translated sequence MSRSNFARSQSKVWFGNEPEPYGGPYGGGFRPYGGYAPYSGPMSQPTYPIFHDLEEEDELIEEQQTNAKGSPGATSWAETDRQGSPASHKSQDSGFSDTETSLHAGSSLAKRQGANINNSVQSAAGTTSDKLTPKRSINEELFARSPSLNSSAPTPPTVIRRPVPGGPVGESVTIGRRLSYSEPAEHANGSESPRNVSLKRGRVITKNSRVKRNLSEQLSNSSEEMISLDSSELSNILNRTMVEGEEEAIPEPVPEADANNNAIKGETTAVELPTYSELYPTRGTSTPIRGQSKLYRSLPISPTHRTPPPVRPVVAPSGTDNYYDEPNNTTTSSSCSERALSYTIYDNPLLNGHQPAVQGWLDGLRFSCQNEVMSILQTKSIATEAGRSLKLTSTVAVKILRHLQGKVSTLQGEFERVEKLFAAIRKYHTAQKAEDESDDEEDEKQIYQKVAPFVHGLATDLDAFVRKQQGTDYFGREASERDDRRKFAENARALADMLGDLRAAASSSDTFDYRSVEEEIQIVKRYFLITVRLIFKNLVRVIVDAVEGARCELMLRSNLSYVASLSNLDYGGLASLNDAFIANGTVRVLLLVCVESKLSSVRALALRALATVCSTTETIRQLERADGLEVLRDILAVADGDDGRSEPELREAVSVLTQITAPWHGEDHRLEGLKQYVHGIVEAITEIIVKTSCCQTLLLCTASLNNMTRIEPTAVYSVMSQDTVDKLQQATEQRGPGASIFLYEQFTATLYNMSTNWKCHHHLASRPLLTFLVQVLAQKFHQQQPSRVETEAQRKTIRNILHVLARLLSGGSLASGASHELIETTVAPVLARIERTLDGANEHYQDVAHVSRRCSETVSTRPGKSSGSEEGRPTVPHITRLTIHRDPVAGPVMVLDQNRQESYV